One Acanthopagrus latus isolate v.2019 chromosome 12, fAcaLat1.1, whole genome shotgun sequence genomic region harbors:
- the LOC119030028 gene encoding nipped-B-like protein B isoform X2: protein MNGDMPHVPITTLAGIASLTDLLNQLPLPSPLPATTAKSLLYNGRISEEVGSLLVCRDENLVTQLAQSLNQVSTEHIELKDNLGNDEPEGDMPMLLQTLLSRNPKIFRDKSVMQQPLMQQYKISQNQVHGSPGSNYQQTTVPQSPSGCFTSQQAGSGTRFAPQQNSPIPSPYTPQSPADYMQYNPPSYSQHQQNQQVAGGVRNIHDNKVSGQLSSNSSNHNVRLGSNVDYINMAHRLGNEENDPSMRAAAFPVKSPESVCSPAGSEETAKRESRPPLIMQSHPPDVPPGAAPEHLLTSADRKKRQKERSKEENEEMEKNALYGIVSSPSKDSARLTLKLSRVRSSDTDQPGELTPKAHGDLNHETDLVNNKNQLSRTAQDASLKFGAEEQANCQHAPARPNTKDSGVISGIVFDDAEIDTIAEIERIERESASERERWSKEVQDKDKPLKKRKQDSYPQESGADSSDGPILQGGNTDSRLTPKKTNAASNGASRPALMVSIDLQQAGRMIGQPVVVLEAQKLCEEHLQRIKSKTDEKVDKVVENRPGIIKQQADIPRKSGSDGQPESTKEKQERRREKHRHDGKSESVKGHSDDKRPDTPRQKHDKNSDSRHKEEKNHNSHQPDVSQPKAPKTMSKAERISRHGEEKIRDRNKVKDRDKDRVRDRDRDVDRNKDKDKDIDRGRDKDGDRDTDKDRDGDRDKDKVGEGEKDKDKERDKVKDKDKIRDRDKIRERVRDRDKDKNGDRDRDRERDKNKEGEKDRDRNKDRDKDKDGVRDKDKDKDGVRDKDKDKDGVRDKDKDKDGVRDKDKDRDGVRDKDKDRDGVRDREKDRDRKRDRDKERERKHKTLRENCNRHSPDGNTRPDSPKVKRDGSRKSTDLNGRQRTENSNHQNAQNKEERRSGDGSLNCQARSKQQSFETKPSEFPSYLLGGTSGSLKNFVIPKLKGDVKEKDPQPLNKLKDALNEPIVRLKRVSLLESFSKRAKPVVVLRRLSIDEVKTIIRESRDAQISRSRKWSSIDKSERGMSIKRKHSMISKKSKYAEVDSDEDKDSEDDPDDESARKKYKKGQDKTWKANARRGSGSRHRDRSPGDSDGGTPPPSMKDVARKLKKKEQHKKRKAYESSLTLEEKMDSSSVKRFTASLDNILESLEDVDIAAEDDDEIPEELLLGKHQLSELGSDSAKIKDMGVFNKLPSSKLVKILNILEKNIQDSVKLSTLMNHDDDSMEEERLWRDLIMERVTKSADACLTALNIMTSPHMPKAVYIEDVIERVLQYTKFHLQNTLYPQYDSAFRVDSHGGGMHTSKSKRAKSSAHKQKVVVVLYSKVCDIISSISELLEIQLLTDTTILQVSTLGITPFFVENVSDLQLCAITLVTAVFSRYEKHRQLILEEIFTALARLPTSKRSLRNFRLNSCDTNGEPVYIQMVTALVFQLIQCVVHFPSERDPDDDHNKKVDKDVFITNSYETAMRTAQNFLSVFLKKCGSKQGEEDYRPLFENFVHDLLSSVNKPEWPAAELLLSLLGRLLVHQFSNKQTEMALRVASLDYLGTVASRLRKDAVNTKMDQKAIDRILRETPGSDEVQQLQKALLQYLDENIETEPSLVFSRKFYVAQWYRDTANEAEKAIKSQNESDEDLKGGRLYKEFDSTEEIMQRAETRKKFLRKVIRASHSSSLRENSDTIDYEDSCLIVRYLASMRPFAQSFDIYLSQILRVLGESAIAVRTKAMKCLSEVVAVDPSILARLDMQRGVHCRLMDNSTSVREAAVELLGRFVLSRPELIEQYYDMLIERILDTGISVRKRVIKILRDICLEQPDFHKITEMCVKMIRRVNDEEGIKKLVNETFQKLWFTPTPSHDKDALTRKILNITDVVLACKDSGYDWFEQLLQNLLKSEEQASYKPAKKACVQLVDNLVEHILKYEESLADCEDKGVNSGRLVACITTLYLFSKIRAQLMVKHAMTMQPYLTTKCNTQNDFMVICNVAKILELVIPLMDNPSETFLTTLEEDLMKLIIKYGMTVVQHCVSCLGAVVNKVTHNYKFVWACFNRYYGALAKLKTQHQEDPNSSTLAANKPTLLRSLFTVGALCRHFDFDQEEFKGANKIVIKDKVLDLLLYFTTHEDEEVQIKAIIGLGFQFIMHPELMFVQDVKVLYNSTLSDESSLVSLKIQVLKNLQTYLQEEDTRMQEADREWKNQAKQEDLKEMGDISSGMSSSIMQIYLKQVLESFFHSQSTVRHFALSVITLTLSQGLIHPVQCVPYLIAMGTDPEPTMKNKADQQLAEIDKKYSGFIHMKAVAGLKMSYQVQQAIKGSKGAVIRGFRHDDSDSALCGHLYTLVRGNRQHRRAFLISLLNLFDDSSKTEVTMLLFVADSLACFPYQTQDEPLFIMHHIDITLSVSGSNLLQSFKESLRKEPVQREKMTKKPKKKKKKKKKKKKQKQSRRRKNSSDEDDDDEEEDDDEDEDSSSTSSSSDEEEEEVVVHRRKKSAGSDSDSEDEDALIDRLPENPDPLLDFASASQGILLLLVLKQHLKNLYGFSDSKIQKYSPTESAKVYDKAVNRKSKVHFNPRQTLNFLKYDTANMDLSYETKKNIVKQYLDFKVLMEHLDRDEEDQEGEASANARNKAITSLLKGSKPSNHNHNNHTAPVETDEEESEDEDPPARKPRKGDSAEDSGHKNERVEAMDVVAILRPKYKDRPQIARVVQKIKNGYSIHWMTGSYSGPWVVAKKRDGRKKVPWVDTIKESDIIYKKISLTSGQKLSNKVAQTLRALYAAKEGGKS from the exons ATGAATGGTGATATGCCTCATGTTCCCATCACTACTCTTGCTGGAATTGCTAGCCTGACAGACT TGTTGAACCAGCTACCCctgccttctcctctccctgccaCCACCGCTAAGAGTCTGCTCTACAATGGAAGGATCTCCGAAGAGGTCGGCAGCCTTCTGGTGTGTCGGGATGAGAATCTGGTGACTCAGCTGGCACAAAGCCTTAACCAGGTCTCCACTGAACACAT AGAGTTGAAGGATAACTTGGGGAACGATGAACCCGAGGGTGACATGCCAATGCTTCTCCAAACTCTGCTGTCCAGGAACCCCAAAATCTTCAGGGACAAAA GTGTAATGCAGCAGCCATTAATGCAACAGTATAAGATTTCTCAGAATCAGGTGCATGGGAGTCCAGGATCAAACTATCAGCAAACCACAGTTCCTCAAAGCCCCTCTGG ATGCTTTACATCCCAGCAGGCTGGATCAGGTACTCGGTTCGCACCCCAGCAGAACAGCCCTATACCTAGTCCCTATACCCCTCAGAGTCCTGCAGACTACATGCAGTATAATCCACCCAGTTATTCTCAACACCAACAGAATCAGCAAG TTGCTGGTGGTGTGAGAAATATCCATGACAACAAGGTCTCTGGACAGCTATCAAGCAATTCATCAAACCATAATGTGAGACTAGGCTCCAACGTAGACTACATCAACATGGCTCACAGACTAGGAAATGAG GAGAATGACCCCTCCATGAGGGCTGCCGCTTTTCCAGTTAAATCACCAGAGTCTGTGTGTTCCCCTGCGGGGAGTGAAGAGACTGCAAAAA gaGAGTCCAGACCTCCTCTCATCATGCAGTCACACCCACCTGATGTGCCACCAGGTGCAGCACCTGAACATCTCCTCACCTCTGCTGACCgcaaaaagaggcagaaagaaaggagtaaggaagaaaatgaagagatggaaaaaaacgCGTTGTATGGCATTGTTAGTTCTCCATCAAAAGACTCTGCCAGGCTGACTTTAAAACTGTCACGCGTGAGAAGTTCAGACACGGATCAACCTGGAGAACTTACTCCTAAGGCACACGGGGACTTAAATCATGAAACTGATTTGGTCAATAACAAAAATCAGTTGTCAAGGACTGCACAGGATGCGTCGCTCAAGTTTGGTGCTGAGGAGCAGGCAAACTGTCAGCATGCTCCTGCTCGGCCAAATACCAAGGACTCTGGAGTCATCAGCGGGATTGTGTTCGATGATGCTGAGATAGATACAATTGCAGAGATCGAGAGAATAGAACGGGAGTCAGCCAGTGAGAGAGAACGGTGGTCTAAAGAAGTCCAGGATAAAG ATAAGCCACTGAAGAAACGGAAGCAAGACTCGTATCCTCAGGAATCCGGAGCTGATTCAAGTGACGGGCCTATCTTACAAgggggaaacactgacagcaggtTGACACCCAAGAAGACAAATGCTGCAAGTAACGGTGCCAGTCGGCCTGCTTTAATGGTCAGTATTGATCTGCAGCAAGCCGGCCGAATGATTGGACAACCTGTAGTGGTCTTGGAAGCACAGAAGTTGTGTGAGGAACACCTACAGCGCATAAAGTCAAAGACTGACGAAAAGGTAGATAAAGTTGTTGAAAACCGACCTGGGATCATCAAACAGCAAGCAGATATTCCCAGGAAATCTGGCTCAGACGGGCAACCAGAGAGCACTAAAGAGAAGCAGGAACGGCGACGcgagaaacacagacatgatgGCAAATCTGAGAGCGTCAAGGGACATTCGGATGACAAACGGCCAGACACTCCCCGGCAGAAACATGACAAGAATTCAGACTCTCGccacaaagaggaaaagaacCACAACAGTCACCAGCCAGATGTCAGCCAACCTAAGGCTCCAAAAACCATGAGCAAGGCGGAACGCATCTCGAGacatggagaggaaaaaatTAGGGATCGAAATAAAGTTAAGGACAGAGACAaggacagagtcagagacagagatagagacgtggacagaaataaagataaagacaaagacatagATAGGGGCAGAGACAAGGACGGAGATAGAGATACAGACAAAGATAGAGATGGGGACAGAGATAAGGACAAGgttggagaaggagaaaaagacaaagacaaagaaagagacaaggtcaaagacaaagacaaaattaGAGATAGAGACAAAAttagagagagagtgagggacagagataaagacaagaacggagacagagatagagacagggagagagataaaaacaaggaaggagaaaaagataGAGACAGAAACAAGGACCGAGATAAAGACAAGGACGGAGTCAGAGATAAAGATAAGGACAAGGATGGAGTCAGAGATAAAGATAAGGACAAGGATGGAGTCAGAGATAAAGATAAGGACAAGGATGGAGtcagagataaagataaagacagGGATGGAGTCAGAGATAAAGATAAGGACAGGGACGGAGTCAGAGATAGAGAAAAAGAcagggacagaaaaagagatagagataaagaaagggagaggaaacacaagacGTTGCGGGAAAACTGCAATAGACACTCACCTGATGGGAACACTAGACCTGACAGCCCAAAGGTAAAGCGAGATGGAAGCAGAAAGTCAACTGACCTCAACGGTCGACAGAGGACCGAGAATTCCAACCATCAAAACGCCCAAAacaaggaagagaggaggagtggggaCGGCAGCCTTAACTGCCAAGCGAGAAGCAAACAGCAGTCTTTTGAGACAAAACCCAGCGAGTTCCCCTCGTACCTGCTGGGTGGCACATCAGGAAGTCTGAAGAACTTTGTGATTCCTAAATTGAAAGGGGACGTGAAAGAGAAAGATCCTCAACCTCTGAACAAACTCAAAGACGCCTTGAATGAACCCATCGTCAGGCTGAAGCGAGTGTCATTGTTAGAGAGCTTTAGCAAACGAGCTAAGCCTGTTGTTGTGCTTCGAAGACTCAGTATTGATGAAGTAAAGACCATCATTCGGGAAAGCAGAGATGCACAGATCTCCAGATCCAGGAAGTGGTCCTCCATTGACAAATCGGAGAGAG GGATGTCGATTAAAAGAAAGCACAGTATGATCAGTAAGAAATCCAAGTACGCTGAGGTGGACTCAGACGAAGACAAAGACAGTGAAGATGACCCTGACGATGAGT CTGCAAGGAAAAAGTACAAGAAAGGTCAAGACAAGACATGGAAGGCCAATGCTCGCCGGGGGTCTGGTAGCCGTCATCGTGATCGGAGCCCTGGTGATTCAGATGGAGGCACTCCACCACCAAGCATGAAAGATG ttgcCAGAAAATTGAAGAAAAAGGAGCAACATAAAAAGAGGAAGGCGTACGAGTCTAGCCTGACACTAGAAG AAAAGATGGACTCATCCTCAGTTAAGAGATTCACAGCCAGCTTGGACAACATTCTTGAGAGCCTTGAGGACGTGGACATTGCTGCTGAAG atgatgatgagatACCTGAAGAGCTCTTGCTTGGAAAACACCAGTTGAGTGAGCTAGGCAGTGATTCGGCTAAGATTAAAGATATGGGCGTCTTTAACAAG CTTCCATCTAGTAAACTGGTGAAAATTTTGAATATCCTAGAGAAGAACATTCAGGACAGCGTCAAACTTTCCACATTAATGAACCAT GATGATGATTCCATGGAGGAGGAGCGGCTGTGGCGTGACCTTATCATGGAGAGGGTGACCAAGTCCGCTGACGCCTGTCTGACTGCACTCAACATCATGACATCTCCACACATGCCCAAGGCTGTTTATATAGAGGATGTGATCGAGAGGGTGTTGCAGTACACCAAGTTCCATCTGCAAAACACTTTGTACCCTCAGTATGACTCCGCCTTCAGAGTGGATTCCCATGGAG GTGGCATGCATACTTCAAAGTCCAAGAGAGCAAAGAGCTCTGCCCACAAACAGAAGGTGGTGGTCGTGCTCTACAGCAAAGTGTGTGATATCATCAGCAGCATCTCAGAGCTCCTGGAGATCCAGCTGCTAACTGACACCACTATTCTCCAG gtGTCCACCCTGGGTATTACACCGTTTTTTGTGGAGAACGTCAGTGATCTGCAGTTGTGTGCCATCACACTGGTGACAGCA GTGTTCTCTCGTTACGAGAAGCACAGGCAGCTCATCCTCGAAGAGATCTTCACCGCCCTGGCAAGACTGCCTACCAGTAAACGCAGCCTCAGAAACTTTAG GCTAAACAGCTGTGACACAAATGGAGAGCCCGTGTATATCCAGATGGTCACAGCGCTGGTTTTTCAGCTCATCCAGTGTGTGGTACACTTTCCCTCAGAGAGGGACCCAGATGATGATCACAATAAGAAG GTGGATAAGGACGTCTTCATCACAAACTCTTATGAGACTGCCATGAGGACAGCTCAgaacttcctgtcagtgtttctaaAGAA gtgtggcAGtaagcagggagaggaggactaCAGGCCTCTGTTTGAGAACTTTGTTCACGACCTGCTGTCTTCAGTCAACAAGCCTGAATGGCCGGCAGCTGAACTGCTGCTCAGTTTACTGGGCCGACTGTTG GTGCACCAGTTCAGcaacaagcagacagaaatggcACTCAGGGTGGCGTCGCTGGACTACCTCGGCACTGTGGCCTCTCGCCTGCGCAAAGACGCCGTCAACACCAAGATGGACCAAAAGGCCATTGACCGCATCCTCAGAGAG ACTCCAGGCAGTGATGAAGTTCAGCAGCTCCAGAAGGCCTTGCTACAATACCTAGATGAGAACATTGAGACGGAGCCATCTCTGGTG TTTTCCAGGAAGTTTTATGTTGCCCAGTGGTACAGGGACACTGCAAATGAGGCAGAGAAAGCGATTAAGTCCCAAAATGAGAGCGATGAGGACCTGAAAGGCGGACGTCTTTACAAAGAATTTGACTCAACTGAGGAGATTATGCAGAGGGCCGAGACACGAAAGAAATTCCTCCGCAAGGTCATCAGGGCATCACATTCCAGTTCATTGAG GGAAAACTCTGACACGATAGATTATGAGGACTCCTGTCTGATTGTCAGATATCTGGCCTCTATGAGGCCGTTTGCGCAGAgctttgatatttatttatcacaG ATTCTGAGAGTGCTGGGTGAGAGTGCCATCGCAGTCAGAACTAAAGCCATGAAGTGTCTGTCTGAAGTAGTGGCTGTGGATCCAAGTATTCTTGCACGG TTGGATATGCAGCGTGGGGTTCATTGTCGCCTCATGGACAACTCCACCAGTGTGCGAGAGGCAGCTGTGGAGCTCCTCGGCCGTTTTGTGCTCAGTCGACCAGAGCTCATTGAGCAGTACTATGACATGCTCATAGAAAGGATACTG GACACAGGCATTAGTGTGCGGAAGAGGGTCATCAAGATCTTGAGGGATATTTGCCTGGAGCAGCCTGACTTCCACAAGATCACTGAGATGTGTGTCAAGATGATTCGAAGGGTCAACGATGAAGAGGGGATCAAG AAACTTGTGAATGAGACATTCCAGAAACTGTGGTTCACGCCCACACCCAGTCATGACAAAGATGCACTGACCCGGAAAATCTTGAACATCACAGATGTG GTGTTGGCATGTAAAGATTCCGGCTATGACTGGTTTGAGCAGCTTCTCCAAAAT CTACTGAAATCAGAGGAGCAAGCATCATACAAACCTGCCAAGAAGGCCTGTGTTCAGCTGGTGGACAATCTGGTTGAACACATACTGAAATATGAAGAGTCTCTTGCAG ACTGTGAGGACAAAGGGGTAAACTCAGGTCGTCTGGTCGCATGCATCACAACTCTCTACCTGTTCAGCAAGATCAGGGCACAGTTAATGGTCAAACATGCAATGACTATGCAGCCCTACCTGACCACCAAGTGCAAT ACTCAGAATGACTTCATGGTGATATGTAACGTGGCAAAGATCCTGGAGCTGGTCATCCCACTGATGGACAACCCAAGTGAGACCTTCCTCACTACCTTAGAAGAAGACCTGATGAAGCTCATCATCAAATATGGCATGACG GTTGTCCAACACTGTGTAAGCTGCCTCGGTGCTGTTGTCAACAAGGTCACACACAACTACAAGTTTGTTTGGGCTTGTTTCAATCGCTACTATG GCGCTCTGGCCAAGCTGAAGACGCAGCACCAGGAGGACCCCAACAGCTCCACCCTCGCTGCTAACAAACCGACTCTCCTGCGCTCACTGTTCACTGTGGGAGCTCTCTGTCGACACTTTGATTTTGACCAAGAGGAGTTCAAGGGTGCTAACAAG ATTGTCATTAAGGACAAAGTGTTGGACCTTCTGTTGTACTTCACCACTCACGAAGATGAAGAGGTCCAAATCAAGGCCATCATAGGTCTAG GCTTCCAGTTCATCATGCACCCAGAGCTGATGTTTGTGCAGGATGTGAAGGTTCTCTATAACAGTACCCTGTCAGATGAAAGCAGTTTGGTCAGTCTGAAGATACAGGTGCTTAAAAACCTGCAGACGTATCTACAGGAGGAGGACACTCGGATGCAGGAGGCTGATCGCGAAT gGAAGAACCAAGCTAAGCAGGAGGATCTGAAGGAAATGGGAGACATCTCATCGGGCATGAGCAGCTCCATAATGCAGATTTACCTGAAGCAGGTGCTGGAGTCGTTCTTCCACTCCCAGTCCACCGTTAGGCACTTTGCCCTGAGTGTCATCACACTGACTCTCAGTCAGGGCCTCATCCATCCTGTACAG tgtgtgcCCTACTTGATCGCCATGGGAACAGACCCAGAGCCAACCATGAAGAACAAGGCTGATCAACAGCTGGCGGAGATCGACAAGAAATATTCAGGCTTCATCCAC ATGAAGGCTGTGGCAGGGCTGAAGATGTCTTACCAGGTACAACAGGCCATTAAGGGATCCAAAGGTGCCGTGATTCGAGGCTTCCGTCACGATGACTCGGACTCCGCTCTCTGCGGTCATCTCTACACTTTGGTCCGCGGGAACCGACAGCACAGACGCGCTTTCCTCATCTCCCTGCTCAACCTGTTCGATGACAGCTCC AAAACGGAGGTGACCATGCTGTTGTTTGTAGCAGACAGCTTGGCATGCTTCCCCTACCAGACCCAGGATGAGCCTCTTTTCATTATGCACCATATAGAtatcactctgtctgtctctggcagCAACCTGCTCCAGTCTTTTAAGGAG TCTTTGCGGAAAGAACCTGTCCAGCGGGAAAAGATGACTAAGaagccaaaaaagaagaagaagaagaagaagaagaagaagaagcagaagcagtCTCGGAGGAGGAAGAACAGCTCTGAtgaggacgatgatgatgaggaggaggatgatgatgaagatgaagacagcAGTAGCACATCCAGTAGCagcgatgaggaggaagaggaggtggtggtcCACAGGCGAAAGAAATCAGCCGGCTCCGACTCTGACTCCGAAGACGAGGATGCACTGATAGACCGTCTGCCTGAGAACCCCGACCCTCTGCTGGACTTTGCCAGCGCTTCACAGGgtattctgctgctgctggtgctgaaaCAACACCTGAAGAATCTGTACGGCTTCTCAGACAG CAAAATCCAGAAATACTCACCCACGGAATCAGCCAAAGTGTACGACAAGGCTGTGAACAGGAAGTCGAAGGTGCATTTCAACCCTCGCCAGACACTGAATTTCCTGAAGTATGACACGGCCAACATGGATCTGAGCTACGAGACCAAGAAGAATATTGTGAAACAGTATCTGGAC TTCAAGGTACTGATGGAGCACTTGGATCGTGACGAAGAGGACCAGGAGGGTGAAGCAAGTGCCAATGCCAGAAACAAAGCAATTACTTCGCTACTCAAGGGCTCAAAGCCCTCAAACCACAACCACAATAATCACACTGCTCCAGTGGAgactgatgaagaggagagtgaggatgAAGATCCCCCCGCA CGGAAACCAAGGAAAGGGGATTCCGCAGAGGATTCAGGTCACAAGAACGAGAGGGTGGAGGCCATGGACGTCGTCGCCATCCTCCGTCCCAAATACAAAGACAGACCACAGATTGCCAGGGTCGTTCAGAAGATCAAAAATGGCTACAGCATACACTGGATGACCGGCTCTTACTCCGGGCCCTGGGTCGTGGCAAAGAAACGGGACGGTCGCAAAAAGGTGCCTTGGGTCGACACGATCAAGGAGTCGGACATTATTTACAAGAAGATCTCCTTGACAAGCGGTCAAAAGCTGTCGAACAAAGTGGCACAGACGTTACGGGCGCTGTACGCTGCCAAGGAGGGGGGGAAGAGTTAA